The following proteins come from a genomic window of Sorex araneus isolate mSorAra2 chromosome 1, mSorAra2.pri, whole genome shotgun sequence:
- the LOC105943180 gene encoding olfactory receptor 1J4-like has product MKMDNQSCASEFLLLGLPSWTEKQDLYYALFLTMYLTTVLGNLLIILLIRLDSRLHTPMYFFLSHLALTDVSFSSVTAPKMLFNMQTQSQSISYAGCVSQVYFFLYFGCLDSLLLTSMAYDRYVAICHPLHYTTIMSQSLCILLVTVSWGLSCAGALSHTLLLIQLSFCGDNTMKMGNQSCASEFILLGLPSWAEKQDLYYALFLSMYLTTVLGNLLIILLIRLDSRLHTPMYFFLSHLALTDVSFSSVTAPKMLFNMQTQSQSISYAGCVSQMYFFLFYADIDSFLLTSMAYDRYMAICHPLHYTTIISQSVCSLLVILSWVLSCASAFCHTLLLVRLSFCGENTVPHFFCDLSALLKLSTSDTTVNELVILTVGVAVITIPFVCILVSYGRIGATILKTPSTKGIYKAFSTCGSHLTVVSLYYGSIIGLYFFPSSNTSNEKDVAVAVMYTLVTPMLNPFIYSLRNRDMKGALRNLLSKATFSPR; this is encoded by the exons ATGAAGATGGACAATCAGAGCTGTGCGTCTGAGTTCCTCCTCTTGGGGCTCCCCAGCTGGACAGAGAAACAGGACCTATATTATGCCCTTTTCCTGACCATGTACCTGAccaccgtgctggggaacctgctcatcatcctgctcaTCAGGCTGGACTCccgcctccacacccccatgtacttcttcctcagccaCCTGGCTCTCACTGACGTCTCTTTCTCTTCAGTGACAGCCCCAAAGATGCTCTTTAATATGCAGACACAGAGTCAATCCATCTCTTATGCTGGGTGCGTATCTCAGGTgtatttcttcttatattttgGGTGTTTGGACAGCCTCCTTCTCACctccatggcctatgacaggtacgTGGCCATCTGTCACCCTCTCCACTACACCACCATCATGAGTCAGAGTCTGTGTATCCTGCTGGTCACTGTGTCCTGGGGTCTATCCTGTGCTGGTGCCCTTTCCCATACCCTGCTTCTGATCCAGCTCTCTTTCTGTGGAGACAAC ACCATGAAGATGGGAAACCAGAGCTGTGCATCCGAGTTCATCCTCTTGGGGCTCCCCAGCTGGGCAGAGAAACAGGACCTATATTATGCCcttttcctgtccatgtacctgaccaccgtgctggggaacctgctcatcatcctgctcaTCAGGCTGGACTCccgcctccacacccccatgtacttcttcctcagccaCCTGGCTCTCACTGACGTCTCTTTCTCTTCAGTGACAGCCCCAAAGATGCTCTTCAATATGCAGACACAGAGCCAATCCATCTCCTATGCTGGGTGTGTTTCCCAGatgtatttctttctgttttatgcTGATATCGACAGTTTCCTTCTCACctccatggcctatgacaggtacatggccatctgccaccccctccaCTACACCACCATCATAAGTCAGAGTGTGTGTTCCCTGCTGGTCATTCTATCCTGGGTCTTATCCTGTGCTAGCGCCTTTTGCCATACCCTTCTCCTTGTCCGTCTCTCCTTCTGTGGAGAAAACACTGTCCCCCACTTCTTTTGTGACCTTTCTGCCTTACTTAAGCTGTCCACCTCAGACACCACAGTCAATGAACTGGTTATCCTTACCGTGGGAGTGGCGGTCATCACTATACCATTCGTATGCATCCTGGTCTCTTATGGCCGCATTGGGGCCACCATCCTGAAGACCCCCTCCACCAAGGGGATCTATAAAGCCTTTTCCACATGTGGGTCACACCTCACTGTAGTTTCTCTCTACTATGGATCAATTATCGGACTGTACTTTTTCCCCTCATCCAATACCTCCAATGAGAAGGATGTTGCTGTTGCTGTAATGTACACTCTGGTCACACCCATGTTAAACCCCTTTATCTACAGTCTGAGGAATCGGGATATGAAAGGAGCTCTGAGAAATTTGCTAAGCAAAGCAACATTTTCCCCACGATGA
- the LOC101536862 gene encoding olfactory receptor 1J4-like translates to MENHSCASEFLLLGLPSWTEKQDLYYALFLSMYLTTVLGNLLIILLIRLDSHLHTPMYFFLSHLALTDVSFSSVIAPKMLFNMQTQSQSISYAGCVSQMYFFVFYADIDSLLLTSMAYDRYVAICHPLHYTTIMSQNLCILLVTVSWVLSCANALLHTLLLIRLSFCGDNVVPHYFCDLSALLKLSTSDTTVNELAIFTVGTVVITVPFICILVSYGRIGATILKTPSAKGRFKAFSTCGSHLTVVSLYYGSIIGLYFIPSSNHSNNKDVIVAILYTFVTPMLNPFIYSLRNRDMKGALRNIFSRAIFPQQ, encoded by the coding sequence ATGGAAAATCATAGTTGTGCATCCGAGTTCCTGCTCTTGGGTCTCCCCAGCTGGACAGAGAAACAGGACCTATATTACGCCCTTTTCCTGTCCATGTATCTGAccaccgtgctggggaacctgctcatcatcctgctcaTCAGGCTGGACTcccacctccacacccccatgtacttcttcctcagccaCCTGGCTCTCACTGACGTCTCTTTCTCTTCAGTGATAGCCCCAAAGATGCTCTTTAATATGCAGACACAGAGCCAATCCATCTCTTATGCTGGGTGTGTTTCCCAGatgtatttctttgtattttatgctGATATCGACAGCCTCCTTCTCACgtccatggcctatgacaggtacgTGGCCATCTGTCACCCCCTCCACTACACCACCATCATGAGTCAGAACCTGTGTATCCTGCTGGTCACTGtgtcctgggttctatcctgtgCTAATGCCCTTCTCCATACCCTGCTTCTGATCCGGCTCTCTTTCTGTGGAGACAACGTTGTCCCCCACTACTTCTGTGACCTCTCTGCCTTACTTAAGCTGTCCACCTCAGACACCACAGTCAATGAACTGGCTATCTTCACTGTGGGCACAGTCGTGATCACTGTACCGTTCATATGCATCCTGGTCTCTTACGGTCGCATTGGGGCCACCATCCTGAAGACCCCCTCTGCAAAGGGAAGATTCAAAGCCTTTTCCACATGTGGGTCACACCTCACTGTAGTTTCTCTCTACTATGGATCGATTATTGGACTCTACTTTATTCCCTCATCCAATCACTCTAATAACAAGGATGTCATAGTTGCTATATTGTACACCTTTGTTACTCCCATGTTAAACCCTTTTATCTACAGCCTGAGGAATCGAGATATGAAAGGAGCACTAAGAAACATTTTCAGTAGAGCAATATTTCCACAACAGTGA